In the genome of Fundidesulfovibrio magnetotacticus, the window TGAAAATAATTCCTTGTGATGTGCTTATGGATGAAAGGTCTGTTTCAATTTTTTTTAAGAGTGACGCAATGAGTTTTCGTTTTTCACGAAATAGAAAGATTGTGCAAAATGCAAGCGGTGTAAAGTAGAGTTCTTTAGTGGTGTATATTCCTAAAAAGTAGGCTCCAAGGTTAAGTGTGTAGCCAATTGCTGAAGCCTTGAATGTGCATATGAAATGGTTTCCGGATTGCCTGGGGCTTGTCGAGAGAATCGCAAGGCCAGGCACCAACCAAAAGATGATGTAATAACCGAGTCCAAAGAGTAGTGTGTTCGCTGGAATTTTGAAAATGTACGCATAAATCTCGAATGTGCATAATATGGAGAGGGCGAAAAGGATCGGCTTTCGGTGAGTTGTTTGTGTGTTCTTGCCTTTTGTTGTTGTTTTGGTGGGATAGTTGTTGTGGCCAGTTACTTTAGAGCAAGATGAGGGCCGCGGTTGATCGTTTATGTTGAGCATTTTAGTACAACATCATGGATGCTAAATGGATTTCAAAAGTTGTTGGTGAAGTGATCGGCATACCAGGCCAGGGTGCGCTCCAGGCCCGCCTCGAAGCCCACCTTAGGGGAGGCGCCCAGGGCCCTCACCTTGGCGATGTCCGGGCAGCGCCGGGGTGTACCGCCGGGGCGCAGGGGCCCGGGAACCACCGTGACCTTGATCCCGTACACGCGGGCCATGGCCTCCACAAGGTCCAGGATGGAGCGCTCGGCCGTGTCGCCTATGTGGTAGATCTCCCCGGCCCCACCCTTCTCGGCGCACGCGATGATCTGCTCCACGGCGTCGTCCACGAAGCAGAAGGCGCGCGTCTCGGTGCCCTGGCCCTGGATGGGCAGGTCGATAGCCTTCTTCGTGAAGCCCGCCGAGAGGTCGAACATCTTGCGGGCCAGCTCGGGGACCACGTGCTCGAAGCCCATGTCCGGGCCGAAGACGTTGTGGGGCCTGAAGATCACGCCCTCCACGGAGGAGGCCCGCAGGTAGTTGAGCGTGAGCAGCTCGCTGATGATCTTGCCGCCCGCGTAGGAGTAGCGGGGGTTGGTCACGTCGGGCAGGAGGATGCGCTCGGTCTCGTCGGTGGGCACGCGCTCGGGGGTCTGGTAGACCTCGGAGGAGGAGGCCAGCACGTAGCGCTTCACGCCCTTCTCCAGGGCGGCCTTGAGCGTGGAGAGCGCGCCGCGCGTTCCCACGTCCAGCACCTGGTCGGGTATTTCGTAGAAGTGTCGCGTGCCGTTGATGAAGGCCAGATGGTGCACGGTGTGCACGCCCTCGGTGGCACGGGCCACCTGGGCCTCGTCGCGGATGTCGCCCTCCACCATTTCCAGCGCGCCCTTGGCCGTGGCGAGGCGGTGGTTGCGCCCCCGGAAGTTGTTGTCGAAGACGCGCACGGCGTGGCCACGGTCCAGGAGGGCCAGGGTGAGGGCCGAGCCGATGAAGCCCGTGCCGCCGGTGACGAGTTGCAGGGGACGCGTCATAAAGGCGCTCCTAGCGGCCCACGCCCACGGCGGCGTAGAGGATGCCGTGGGGAGCCTGGGACTTGAGATGGGGAAACATGCGCCAGGCGTCGTAGAACACGGTGGGCCGGGCGGCGAGGCCGAAGAGTCTGGGGAGGTCCCAGCGAAGGTAGGAGGGGTGGTTGTTCATCACGAACACTACGTCGGCGTCCTTGAACCCCTCCTCGATCGACACGGGACCGGCTCCCAGCGCGGCGATCTCCTCCGGCGGCACAAGGGGATCGTAGCCCTGCACGTTGGGGCAGCGGGCCAGGAGTTCGCGCAGGAAGAAAAGGGTGGTGGAGTCGCGGGTGTCGCTGGTCTCGGGGTGTCCCTTGAAGGCGAACCCGGCCACGAAGGCCTTGCAGGAGGCCAGGTCCTTGCCCTGGGCCGCCAGCATGGTCCCGGCCCTGCCCACGATGTCCGCGGGCCCGGCCTCGTTGACCCGGCGGGCCGAGGCGATGAGCGGGGCCTCCAGGCCGTGTTCCTGGAAAACGGCGCTCAGGATGTAGGGGTCCTTGGTGAGGCAGGGGCCGCCCACGCCGGGGGAGGGGCGCGGGATGTCGTTGCGGTCGTAGTTGAGGTTCACCGCGTCGATGATGGCGTGGATGTCCAGGCCGAGGGGTTCGGCCACCTGGGCCACCTGGTTGGCGAAGGCGAAGCGCACGTCGCGGTAGACGTTGTCCATGAGCTTGCACATCTCGGCCGCCTCCAGGCCGTCCACGCGCACGATGGTGGGCGTGTATTCGTTGAAGAGGCGGCTGGCCAGCTCGGCGCTGCGTTCGTCGAGCCCGCCCACGATCTGGGGCAGGTGGGTGAGCTCCTTGAGCGCGCGGCCCTCGGCGGTTCGCTCGGGGCAGTAGGCCACGTGGAAGTCCTGTCCGGCCTTGAGGCCGCTCACGGCCTCCAGTTCGGGGATGACCACCCGGCGCGTGGTGCCCACCTGCACGGTGGAGCGCAGGATCACCAGGGCGTCGCGGGAGAGGGAGCGGCCCACGGCCGTGGCGGCCTTGCGGATGTAGTCCAGCCCGGGCTTCTTGGTGGCGGGGTCCACGGGGGTGCCCACGGTGATGATGAAGATGTCGGCGTTCACCTGGGCCAGGCTGTCCACCAGGCGCAGGCGTTTGCCCACGTGCCGGTCCAGGAAGCCCTGGATGCCGGTCTCGAAGAAGGGGGGCTCCTTGGCGGCCAGCTTGTCCAGCAGGGGGCGGTTCACGTCGAACCCGGCCACGGTGAAGCCGTGCTCGGCCAGCACCAGGGCCAGGGTGAGGCCCACGTAGCCCAGGCCCAGGATGGCCACGGACTTCTGCCGAATGTTCAGGAAGCCGTATTCGGAGCTGGCCAGGTCGATGAGGCCGGTGAGCCTGCCGTGGGCGTCCACCTGCGGGATCAGGTTGATCTTGCGCCCGATGAGCTTCTTGGCCTCGTGCACGTCCACGTCGTGCCCCACGGTGACGGGGTCGGCGTTGAGGTGTCCGCGCGCGGGCGCGTCCAGGGGGACGCCGGCGCGCACGAGGCGTAGCACGTCGCCCTGGGTAAGGATGCCCATGAGGCGGTCGTTGTCGTCCAGGCAGAAGGCCACGCGGCGTCCGCCGGCCAGTATGCGGTCGATGGCCTCGGCCAGGGTTCCGGCGGGGCCGAACATCATCTTGCGAAGCGATGGGTCCATGGTGTGGGTGCCGTCCTTTGTCACAGGGCGTCCTTAATGACTTCGAGCGTCCGACGCAACACCGCAGGAGGGAGCCTGCGCGACTCCAGGGTGAACACGGCCCTCGTGCCCCGCAGCCTGGGCAGCACGTCCAGCTGCCAGTCGCCGCGCTCCAGGGGCAGGTGGTCGTCGGCGAGGCCGGTGTTGGCCGAGAGGTGCACCTCGCGCAGGCGGGGGGCCAGCGTGTCCAGCAGGCGGTCCAGCTCCCGGTCGCGGTCGAAGCCCAGCACCCGGGCCGAGACGTTCCAGTGCCCCAGGTCCAGCAGGAAGCCCGTCCCGGCGGGCAGGGCGTCGAAGGTCTCCAGGAGTTCCCGGCGGGTGTTGCACAGGCTGGTCACCTCGCCGGGCTTGGGGAAGAGGTTCTCCACAACCAGGGGGATGCCCGCGACGTCGGCCAGGGCCTGGAGCCTGGGGAAATTGGCCAGGAACCGCGAAAGGGTTTTTTCCATGGAGGCCTGCTCGCCGTCGAAGGCGAAGTGGCCGTCGGGCAGCTCGCGGCCGTCGCGGCGGTAGCCCGGGTGGAACGACCAGTGGGGGGCTCCGGCCAGGGCGCAGGCGGCCAGGGCGTCGCGGGCCAGGTCAAGGCAGCGCTCCAGGATCGCGGGATCGGCCGTTGCGAAGTTGAGCACGAAGGGCGCGGGCGGGGGCGGATAGTAGTTGTGCACGAGCACATGGCGCACTCCGGCGACGTGCACGGCCCGGGCCAGGGCGGAGAAGCCCTCCAGGTCCATGGGCGGGCCTCCGCTGAACTCCACGGCCTCGATGCCCTCCAGGTCCGGGAGACGGGCGGGGTCCACGAGGGGCTCGGGAAAGACGGTGGTGGAGACGGCAATCGTCATGGTAAGCTCCTTGCGGGGCGAGGCGCGTCTAGCGGGCGAGCCTGGCCTCAAGGGCCGGGTGGGAGAGGGTTTTTCCGTAGGGGGTGCGTCCTGGCTGGAGGGACGTGACGGGTTTTCCCGCTGCCAGGGCCGCGTGGAGGGCCGTGGAGGTCATGCCGTAGACGTGGTCGGCGGCGGCCAAAAGCTCTTCCAGGGGTCCCTCGGCCAGCACGGCGCGCCCGGCCAGGAAGGCTTCCATCTCGGCGCGGTTTTGCCTGGGGTGGAGTTTCACGGCGGCAGCCTCTCCCGGGGCCGTGTGGCAGGCGAGAAAGACCTCCAGGGCCGTGAACTCGTCGTAGCCCGGGTCCAGGCGGTTGGTGCGGTAATAGTCCTGGCGCACGGGCTCGGTGAGGAAAAGGCGCAGGGTGCGGCCCTCGGCCCCCAGGACGCGGCGCAGCTCCCGGCGGCGCTCGGCGCTCACGGCGCGCACGGCCAGAGCCTGCTCCTCCAGAGCGGGGTGGCCCAGCACGAACACACGCTCCGCCAGGTCCGGCGGGGCCACGTCGGCCAGGGCCTCCAGGACCAAGCCCTTCTGGTAGGCGTCGATGACGCCGATGCGCCCGGGCAGGGCGGTCTCGCCGGTGTCCGGGTCCACGAAGTTCACGCGGTGGTTCTTCCAGGAGTCGAAGGCGAAGAGCGTGGGCAGGCCCATGGCCCGGCAGGCCGGGAGCATGGCCCGGTTGCGGTGGAATTCGCTGCGCGCCGCGTAGAGCAGAAGCCGCGCCCCGGCGGCCTGCTCCAGGCTGTCGATGCGCGCCGCGCCCATGGGGGGCGCGGCGTTGGCCGCGCACCAGCCTTCCAGCAGGCAGTCCACGCGGACGCCCAGGTCCAGGAGCCTGCGGCCCAGGCGCGAGAGCACGGCCCAGCCGCCGGGGTCGCAGCACAGGAGCACGGCGTGGTCCACGCCCGCGAAGGCGCGCTCGGAGTCGTTTCCGTGCTCAGCCTGCCTGGACATTCTTGAGGATGGCCGCGAACTCCCGGGAAAAGACCACGTGGAAGTCCTGCGTGAAGGAGTCCAGGCCTTTGTAGGTGTCGGGCGCGGAGGGGATCTCGCAGGTCTCGCAGGGGTAGTCCACGCTGCGGCAGTAGGAGAACTCGCGGTCCAGGTGGGACTGGCGGAAGCGCAGCATGGCCTCGGAGTTCCAGACGTTCATGAGGTCGTAGTCGGGGTCGTCGGCGTTGCCCACGTTGAAGTTGGTCTTGAAGTCGTAGGGGCAGGGGTTGATGGTGCCGTCGAGCCGGTAGGACAGGAAGAACCAGGGGAAGGCGCAGCCCGAGTGGCGGGTGAAGTCCTTGCCGCCAAGCTTGGCCTTGATGGAATCGAGGGACTCGTCGGCCATGCGGGAGTCGCCCTGGATGGAGTAGAGGGGGGTGACGAAGGCCCGGTCCACCCTGGGGGTCCAGAACTTCACGAACTCCGCGCTCTCGTGGCGGTTGATGCTCGACTCCACGCTCATGACGTTGATGTAGCAGCGCGAGCCATACTCCTTGTTGAGCTCCACCAGCCCCAGGAGGTTGGCCTTCACCTTGTCGTAGAGGTCCACGCCGGTGATCTGTTTGTAGGTCTCGCGGGAGTGGGCGTGCAGGGAGAACTGGATCTTGCGGATGCCCGCCTTGAGGAGCTTGCGGGCGTAAGCCTCGTCGAGCAGGCCGCCGTTGGAAATGATGGCGCAGCTCATGCCCTTGCTGGAGGCGTATTCCACGAAATCCGGGAGCTGGCGGTTCATGAGGGGTTCGCCGCGCCCGATGAGGTTGATGGGGGCCTTCACGTGGTATTTGGCCAGGGAGTCCAGGATCACGCGCCAGCGCTCCATGGGCATGTAGCCCTGGTCGCCGCGCAGGGCCTTGTCGGTGCACATGGCGCACTTGAGGAAGCACTTGTTGGTGGGTTCCACATAGATGTGGTTGGGCGGCACGGGGCAGAAGGCCTGCCGGTCCAGGATGGCCTGGCGGCGCCGCATTTCTTCCTTGAGGGTGTCTTCCAGGAGGTCCTGAAGTCTGATGGCCATGTGATCGGTCCTTGGAGCCCGGCGTCAGATGCGCACGCCGGGCTGCTTGATGGATTTTTGCACGGCGGGATTGCCCGCCGCCACCGCCCCGTCCGGGAAGGAACCCTTCACAACGGACTGCGCCCCCACCACCACGCCCCGTCCCAGGCGCACGCCGCGCAGGATCCGCGCGCCCGCGCCGATCCAGCACTGGTCGTCCACGTGGACGCCCGCGCCGACGGCCTCGTTGGGGTCCATGGTGGTGCGGTGGAAGTTGGTGTCGAAGATTTCCACGTCCCAGGAGATGGCGCAGTTGGCTCCGATGTGCACCTCGGTTTCGGCGAAGACGCGCGAGTTGAAGGCCACGTAGCTGCCCTCGCCGATGTGCACGCGCGCTCCGGGGAACACGTTGACGCGCACCCCCGCGAAGAGGTTCACGCTGCCCCCGAACGAGAGCGTGCCGCCCGCCTGCACGCGGACCACGGCCCGGCCGGGGTCGCGCACGTGCTCCCACTCGGGGGGCATGTAGCCCACGCGCACCAAGGCGTGCGGGGCCAGCTCCACGCGGCCGCCCGGGTCCACCACGATGCGCGAATCGCCGCAGAAGACCACGGCCGAGCGGCCCCCCCCGTGGGCGCGCGAAAAAGAACAACTTCTGAGCGCCGCTGTCAAGCTCGATCCGTGGAGCCTGCGCCAGCCCTCCCACAGGGCGCGCAGGCGCGCGACGCGCCCCGCCGGGAAGGGCCTGAACTCCATGGCTCCCGTGAGCCCCGCGTGGGCGGCGGCCGGCACCCGGGCCAGGAGGAAGGCGTCCACCTCCTGGTAGCCCTGGCCCTGGTTCTTGTAGAGGGCCACGGCCAAGTCGGCGCGGGGCAGCTCCGCCAGGGCCGTGGCCGGGACGGCCAGGTTGAAATCGCGGAAGGGGTAGGGGGTCACGCTGCACAGGCGGGAGAGGGTCTCGCGGCAGTGCTCGAACACCCCGGGCTGGGCCAGCAGGGTGATGCGCGCCCCGGGGAAGCGTCCGGCCAGGGCCTCCAGGCCCGCGCGCGTCAGGGCCAGGTCGGCCGAGCGCAGCACCGTGATCGTACGCACGGCGTTCACGGGAGCGCCTCGTCGGCCAGATAGGAGAAGTCCACCTCTTCCAAGCGCGTGGCGAAGGCCTCCTCGAAGCGCGCCGTGGAGATGGCCGCGCGCGCCCGGATGCCGCGTTCCTCCAGCACCAGCGCCTCTTCGCCCGCGCCCAGGGCCGAAAGCACCAGGCGGCCCACCTCCAGGTAGGAGAGGTTGCGGGCGCAGCCCATGTTGAACGTGCCCGCGCGCGGCGCATCGAGCACCGCCGCCAGGCCCCGGGCCACGTCGCGGGCGTGCACGAAGTTGCTCACGCGTTCGCCGCGCCCAAAGAGCGTGACGCGCCCCGTCTCGCGCCATTCCCCGGCCAGCAGGGCCACCAGCCGGTCGGGCTGCATGCCCGGGCCGTAGGCCTGGGTGAGGCGCAGGTTGGTTACGGTGCTGGAGCGGCCCAGGTGGAAATTGAAGAGCGCCTCCGAGTCGAACTTGGCCAGCCCATAGAGCCCTTCGGTGTTGCCCGAGGGGTCCACGGGCGAATCCTCGGTGAAGAGGCCGTCGCGCACCGGGTACACGGCCAGGCTGGAGAAATTGACCACGTGCGCGGGCGCCAGGGTCTGGGTGAGACGCAACGCGCCCAGGGTGAGAGCCTGGTTGGCGTGGTAGACGCCCATGTCGCGCGCGCCGCCCGGGGGGCAAAGCGCGGCTGCGAGGTGGACCAGGGCCTCGACCCTCGCTCCGCCCAGGGCCTCCGCCACGGCTTCGGCCAGGCTTTGCGCGGCGGCGGGGTCCGCCAGGTCGGCCCGGAACACGTCCGGCCCCTCCAGGGCGCCGCGCGGTGAGGCGATGCGCAGGACGCGGTAGTGCTCCTCCAGGGCGGGGAGCACGCTTCGCCCCAGGAACCCCCCGGCTCCGGTGACCAGCAGGGCGGGCTTCACGCGCCCTCCGGCACGTAGAGTTCTTCCCAGAAGCGCAGCACGCGCCCGAAGCGGGGCGTGAACGCGGGCAGGGGCAGGCCCAGCAGGGACTTGAGCGCCATCTCGGGCTCGTTGACCCCGAACTGCGTGCGCATGGCCGTTGAGCCCGAGAAACGCAGGTTGATCTCGAAGAGCCGGGGCCGGCCCGCCGCGTCCAGGCGCAGCTGGAGGTTGGCCGGGCCGAAGGGGTCCAGGGACAGGGCCGTGCGGCGCACGAAGTCCTCCACGGCGGGCGGGGTGGCGCGGTCGTGCCAGGCGGCGTTGGTGTTGCCGTCGCGCAGGGTGCGGCGCAGGCAGATGATGGAGCGCGCCTCCCCCCCGAACACCAGCACGCCGCAGGTGTATTCGGTCTCGCGCGAGCCCACCTCCTCCTGGATCATCAGCCCCTGGCCGACGGACAGGGCGGCGTCCAGCTCGGCGCGGGAACGCACCACGCGCAGGCCCTTGCTCCCCGTGCCCGTGCGCGGCTTGACCACCGCCGGATAGGTCACGGCGTCGGCCTCCTCGGGCAGCCAGGTGGCGGGCGGGTCCAGGCCGTGATCGCGCAGGAAGAGATACGTGAGGTATTTGTCCTCGCAGCGCGCCACGGTTTCGGGGGGGCTCACCAGCACGGTGCAGCCGGTGCGCTCCCGGATCACCTCGCGGTATTTGGCCAGAAGCGGCAGCTCGAAGCCGATGCCCACCAGGAGGATGGCTAGGCCGCGCTCGAGGATGCGCGCCATGAGGGCCTCCAGCCATTCTTCCTCGGTGACCCCGGGGCGCAGGATGTCGGGCAGCAGGAACGTGGGCTTGACCCACTGCGCGCCCACCGTGCCGGGCACATAGTCGAAGCCCGTGAGCTCCACGCGGCCGTCCAGGTCGCAGGCGCGCAGGGATTTGACGATGCCCTGGCCCACCAGGGAGTTCACGCAGGTGATGCCCACCCTGAAATCGGCCATGCTCAGGCCTCCTCGCCGAAGAGTTCGCGAGCGAGAAGCCGCGAGCACTCGCCCAGCGTGTCGATGTGGTGCGAATCGGAGCCGATGGAGACCGGCGGGTCGAAGCGGGACATGAGCTCCAGGAGCGGCCGCAGCAACGGGCGGTGGTAGCGGCTGTTCACCTCCATGGGGAAGCCGTGGGCCGCGCAGGCGCGCACGATGTCTTCCAGGAAGGCCAGGGGGAACTGTCCGTGGTAGGCGAGCGACATGCCTCCCGCGTGGCCCAGGAGCGTGGCACGGCCCGCCTCGGCGGCGGCCACGGCCAGGTCGCGCTCGGCGCGGGCCAGGGTGGGGGCGTCCAGGGAGGAGGGGGGCGCGAGGCCGCCGCCCGGCAGGGGGATGGAGTGCACGCTCACGATCACCGCGTCGGCGCGTTCCAGGGCGGCGGGGGGAATGTCCAGGCCGCCCCGAAGGTCCGTCGCCTTGGCCTCGAACCCGGCCAGCACCCGGAGGGTTTCCTCCTTGCGCGCGAGACGGCCCATCTCGTCCAGGTAGCGGGGGCAGTAGTCGGAGGCGGCGCGCACGTGGTCGGTGAAGAGCACCCGGGAGAGGCCCAGCTCCCGGGCCCGCTCCAGGCAGGCTTCGGGGGCGGCGTGGCCGTCGGTCCAGGTGGTGTGCAGGTGCTGCTCCACCAGGAGGTCGGCCCGCGTCAGGCGCGAGAAGCGGGGGAAGAGGGCCGCGGGATCAGGCATCGTCCACCTGGGAGAGGTCGAAGAGGTCTTCCTCGGCCATGTCCACCTTGAGCCGCCTGCCCAGGAGGCGGTGCAGTTCGCTGGGGGGCAGGCCCGTGCCGGGGCGCTTGGCGGTCACGTCGTCCAGGGTGAGCAACGCGCCCGCCTTGAGCGGCCGCGCGGCCATGAGCGAGCGGCGCATGTTGGCGGCGTTGGCCAGCTCCTCGGGCTGCACGGTTTTCTCCGCGCTGCCCAGGGCGGCCTCCACGTCGCGGATCTGGCGCACCATCTCGGCCAGCTCGTGGGGCTCGATGGAGGCGGCATGGTCCACGCCGGGGAGGTTGCGCGAGAGGGTGAAGTGCTTCTCCACCATGGCCGCGCCCAGCGCCGCGGCGGCCACGGGCACGTGGATGCCCTGGGAGTGGTCGGAGAAGCCCACGGGCACGCCGTAGCGGGCCTTGAGGGTCTCCATGACGCGCAGGTGCAGCTGGGCGTAGGGCGCGGGGTACTGGGAGGTGCACTGGAAGAGGGCCAGCGGGCCAGAGTTGCGCTGCGCGAGCAATTCCACGGCGTGGTCCACCTGCTCCAGGGTGGACATGCCCACCGAGAGCAGCACCGGCAGCCCGGTGTCGGCCAGGGCGCTGAGGAGGTAGTCGTTGTTCAAGTCCGCCGAGGCGATCTTCACGGCCTCGGCCCTGATGTCCGTGAGGATGCGCAGGCCCTCGATGTCGCAGGCGGTGGAGAGGAAGGCGATGCCCTGCTCCTCGCATTCGTCCCGGAGCATGGCGAACTGCCCGGTGGAAAATTCCAGGGAGCGCGACCACTCGATCTTGGACATCTCGCCGATGCGCCCGGAGAAGTAGCCCGGCTTGCTGGAATGGCGGGATTCGCTGGCGGAAGTCCGGTGCGTCTGGAACTTCACGCAGTCGGCCCCGGCCTCTTTGGCGCGGCGCACCAGCTCCAGGGCCAAGTCGAAGGCTCCGTTGTGGTTGATGCCGGCCTCGGCGATGACGAAGCAGCCCTTGCGGCGGACGATGTGGCGTTCAAACCAGTTCATGGAGCGCCTCCAGGAGCGCCCGGCAGACCAGGAGGTCCTTGGGCGCGTCGATGTCGATGGAGTAGAGGGGGTCGGTTTCCAGCAGGCGCATGCGCTCGCCGTAGGGCGGCTTGGGGCCGAGCACGGCGCTCGCGGTCATGGCGTCCACCAGAGCGTTGATGGACCAGGCCGGGGGCAGGAGCTGGCGGCGGTGGAAGCGCTTGAGGTCGATGCCGTCAACGAAGGTGGCGGCATAGCCCTGCTCGTCCTGCTTGAACATCCAGTAGGGGTGGTGCTTGCCCTGGATGCGGTCCACGGTGCGCACGGAGTCGCAGCCGCTCTCGAAGAGGAGCTTCAGGACCGCGCTGACGTGCTCCGGGCGCTTGAGCGGCGTGGTGCAGCGAAGGTTCACCAGGGCGTCTGGCCGGAAGCCCTCGTTCTCTTCGAGCCACTGCAGCAGATGGACGAAGACCGGGGCGTCCGGGGTGTCGTCCTGGGCCAGTTCTGCCGGGCGCAGGAAGGGGACCTCGGCTCCGTGCTCGCGGGCCGCATCCGCGATTTCGGGGTCGTCGGTGCTCACGATCACGCGCTGGACGTCCGGGCAGTCGAGCCCGGCCCGGATGGCCCAGGCGATGAGCGGCCTGCCGCCCAGGTCGGCCAGGTTCTTGCGCGGGATGGACTTGGAGCCGCCGCGCGCGGGGATGACGGCGATGGCGGTCGCGGAGCAGCTCATGGGGCCTCTCTGTTATCGAACCCTGGGTAAGCGTGGCGGGCCAGGGGGAGGCCGGTCAGCGCTTGCAGGCGTATGTTCTCGGCAGCGTAGGCATCGGCTATGGCCTGGCTGGAAGCGGCATGGTTTCCGTGCCTCAGGAGAGGCTCCATGGTTGCGAAGAGCGGCTCCAGACGGGTTAGGATGTTTTGCGCGGTTGCCCGCAAGACGTTAGGCGCACGCGGAGGGGCGGTTTGTTTGTCGGGATGGATGCCTAGGTCATCCAGGGTGAGGGACTCCCCGCGAACGACCTTGATCGGCGAGCGGAGGCATGCGTTGTCCGGATCGCACGGTGCGGGGGGGGTGAGGCGGTTGAGCCAGAACTGCGCCACCTTGGAGAGGGTGCTCATGGACTTGTTGACGACGCAAAAGGGCGGGGACTCCTTGGCGCGTTCGGGATCAAGATTGAGGAATGCGAGAATGGAGGCAAGGAAAGCCTGAGGTGTTGCCTGAAAGTCTTCATAAAGCAGCACGAGCACGTTCTCGGGGCCGAAGGCCCGGAAGTAGGCCTCCACCATGGTGGCGTAGCGGAATTTGCCGTTACGCACGAGGGTCTGCATGTAATTCCTGTAGGAAAGACGCCCCCTGCATTTGACGTAGGTCCAATAGAGGGAAGGCACCGCAGTGCGTTGGTTGCGAAGGCAGATGATGGCCTTGGCGGGAAGTCCGAGTTGGGCGAGTCGGGCTGCCGTTTCCGGGGCGTCGAACAGGAAATCGCCGGAGAGGCCTTCCTGGGAAAACAGGGCCGTGCCCTGGCGGGTAAGATCATCAGCCAGTGTGGGGAAGTAGTGCTTCTGGAGCCAAGTGGTGGCTGTTTTGTGGTAGCCCACGTGGTAGACGCGCTGGGCTGGGTCTGGATTGGTCTGTATGTAGGGAGCCATGGCTAGGTTCTGGAATGGCGTTGAATGTTCGCTGGATGAGTGGTCGTGTCGAATGCTCTCAGTGAATCATGAATGAAGGTAGTGCACCGCGTCGTGAGCAGGAACGCCGTGGTAAGGAACCGATGATCGGGGGTTCCAGATCAGCCTTGGCTGTCGGCTTGGTTTGTCCGCGGCAGAGAGCACCAGACCGGACTTTTCTCGATGGCGACGGTGAAGTTGAACGGGAGGTATCCGTGACGGAGTTCCACTTTCGGCGAGAGCGTCTGGATGGCGAAGTTCATGATCTCGGCAGGATCAATGTAGTACATTGTTTCCTCCTGGAGATTGACGTGCGTTGAGATGGCGTTAAAGATGGTTTTGAACTTGCACAAGTCGTACATTTTGGAGATGAAAGACTTCACGAAGTCCATGTCCTGTCCGATGTTCAAATTGAATACGCCGCTCATGATGACGATATCATGCTGTTCTATGTGCTGCGTGAGCATGTCCCTGTGGAGGAACTCGTAGCCAGGGTATGTCGCGCGCGCCTCCTGGAGAAGAGGCTCGTGAATGTCCACGCCTGTGTAGCTTCCCGTGAATCCCATGTAGTTGAGGAAGAGGAGAAACTCACCGTTTCCGCATCCGATATCGAGAATCGAGCATTGATGTGATGGAATGCTGCGGTAGATTTCGGCGAAGCGGAGATATTGGCGGTTCGCGTCGTCCCATTGGACTCGAGAATGTCTTGGGCCGCCTCCGGTGAAGGACTTGTCGAACAACACGTTGGAACGGTCTAGCAGCGGTTGGTGCATGGAGTCGCCCGGGGTTGAAGGATTTGGGCGCGGCGCTCGCCTGCCGGAAGCCGTTCAATCAGTCGGAGCACGGCCTGGAGTCGTGCGCGACGCGTTGGGCGTTCCCTCCAAAAGGGGGGGGACGATCGTCTGAATGCGACATCCACCAATTTGTGGTACACGAAAAGACTCGTGTGAACCCGACGCGGAAGGCCGACAAGGCATGGACGAGGCGCTATGGCATTGGGTACACTCTTGTCCGTGTGGTCGTGGCGTCGTGTCCGCGGAGAGCGGCAACCGTGGCCAATCCCTGACACGAAATCCGGTTATCAGAGAGTTCCGAGCGGTGCAAGGGCGGGTTGGGGGCCGCAAACCCGGGCGCTGGCGGTCACCGGGTGGCGGAATCATCGCTGGGGTCTGTCGTTGAGGATGTTCTCCACCACCTGGTTGTATTCGGCGTGGAGCCGCTTGCGATTGAAGAAGTGCGAGAAGTAGGTGTAGCTGTCTCCGCGCAGGTGGGTAAGGTGGCATTCGCTCAGCACACGCAACAGCGG includes:
- a CDS encoding NAD-dependent epimerase/dehydratase family protein gives rise to the protein MTRPLQLVTGGTGFIGSALTLALLDRGHAVRVFDNNFRGRNHRLATAKGALEMVEGDIRDEAQVARATEGVHTVHHLAFINGTRHFYEIPDQVLDVGTRGALSTLKAALEKGVKRYVLASSSEVYQTPERVPTDETERILLPDVTNPRYSYAGGKIISELLTLNYLRASSVEGVIFRPHNVFGPDMGFEHVVPELARKMFDLSAGFTKKAIDLPIQGQGTETRAFCFVDDAVEQIIACAEKGGAGEIYHIGDTAERSILDLVEAMARVYGIKVTVVPGPLRPGGTPRRCPDIAKVRALGASPKVGFEAGLERTLAWYADHFTNNF
- a CDS encoding nucleotide sugar dehydrogenase; the protein is MDPSLRKMMFGPAGTLAEAIDRILAGGRRVAFCLDDNDRLMGILTQGDVLRLVRAGVPLDAPARGHLNADPVTVGHDVDVHEAKKLIGRKINLIPQVDAHGRLTGLIDLASSEYGFLNIRQKSVAILGLGYVGLTLALVLAEHGFTVAGFDVNRPLLDKLAAKEPPFFETGIQGFLDRHVGKRLRLVDSLAQVNADIFIITVGTPVDPATKKPGLDYIRKAATAVGRSLSRDALVILRSTVQVGTTRRVVIPELEAVSGLKAGQDFHVAYCPERTAEGRALKELTHLPQIVGGLDERSAELASRLFNEYTPTIVRVDGLEAAEMCKLMDNVYRDVRFAFANQVAQVAEPLGLDIHAIIDAVNLNYDRNDIPRPSPGVGGPCLTKDPYILSAVFQEHGLEAPLIASARRVNEAGPADIVGRAGTMLAAQGKDLASCKAFVAGFAFKGHPETSDTRDSTTLFFLRELLARCPNVQGYDPLVPPEEIAALGAGPVSIEEGFKDADVVFVMNNHPSYLRWDLPRLFGLAARPTVFYDAWRMFPHLKSQAPHGILYAAVGVGR
- a CDS encoding sugar phosphate isomerase/epimerase family protein, translated to MTIAVSTTVFPEPLVDPARLPDLEGIEAVEFSGGPPMDLEGFSALARAVHVAGVRHVLVHNYYPPPPAPFVLNFATADPAILERCLDLARDALAACALAGAPHWSFHPGYRRDGRELPDGHFAFDGEQASMEKTLSRFLANFPRLQALADVAGIPLVVENLFPKPGEVTSLCNTRRELLETFDALPAGTGFLLDLGHWNVSARVLGFDRDRELDRLLDTLAPRLREVHLSANTGLADDHLPLERGDWQLDVLPRLRGTRAVFTLESRRLPPAVLRRTLEVIKDAL
- a CDS encoding radical SAM/SPASM domain-containing protein; this encodes MAIRLQDLLEDTLKEEMRRRQAILDRQAFCPVPPNHIYVEPTNKCFLKCAMCTDKALRGDQGYMPMERWRVILDSLAKYHVKAPINLIGRGEPLMNRQLPDFVEYASSKGMSCAIISNGGLLDEAYARKLLKAGIRKIQFSLHAHSRETYKQITGVDLYDKVKANLLGLVELNKEYGSRCYINVMSVESSINRHESAEFVKFWTPRVDRAFVTPLYSIQGDSRMADESLDSIKAKLGGKDFTRHSGCAFPWFFLSYRLDGTINPCPYDFKTNFNVGNADDPDYDLMNVWNSEAMLRFRQSHLDREFSYCRSVDYPCETCEIPSAPDTYKGLDSFTQDFHVVFSREFAAILKNVQAG
- a CDS encoding acyltransferase, encoding MNAVRTITVLRSADLALTRAGLEALAGRFPGARITLLAQPGVFEHCRETLSRLCSVTPYPFRDFNLAVPATALAELPRADLAVALYKNQGQGYQEVDAFLLARVPAAAHAGLTGAMEFRPFPAGRVARLRALWEGWRRLHGSSLTAALRSCSFSRAHGGGRSAVVFCGDSRIVVDPGGRVELAPHALVRVGYMPPEWEHVRDPGRAVVRVQAGGTLSFGGSVNLFAGVRVNVFPGARVHIGEGSYVAFNSRVFAETEVHIGANCAISWDVEIFDTNFHRTTMDPNEAVGAGVHVDDQCWIGAGARILRGVRLGRGVVVGAQSVVKGSFPDGAVAAGNPAVQKSIKQPGVRI